One part of the Candidatus Abyssobacteria bacterium SURF_5 genome encodes these proteins:
- a CDS encoding multicopper oxidase family protein, whose product MKKKIPSLVLSLAVLVIFSWSRPALSDVFIQCPTDNWEAEQAAGEDLDADGVVDYQDDNVVCIHLTGGDGFTTMADGYPQYMFGFGDVTGMPAGMVMMHGMLAANSPAPLIAVKEGNEVYLNLTNVGMMVRPDLFDPHTVHWHGFPNASAVFDGVPDASISINMGSTLTYYYVAPEPGTYIYHCHVEATEHMQMGMLGNLYVTPAQDGAPIGGFTQFAYNDGDGSTGYDVDYVLQFIDFDKQFHDASYYVQPLPFALMEDDYHMINGRGYPDTVNPNPIDGTDPEGGVYPGSQNVSSLIEAQVGDTILLRMSSLSVTKFHTITTLGIPMRVVGQNARLLRGPTGLDLSYYTNSVTLGGGESIDVILDTDGLAPGTYFLYSRNLDDLNNDAMDRGGAMTEIRLTSAP is encoded by the coding sequence ATGAAAAAGAAGATTCCGAGCCTGGTACTGAGCCTGGCGGTGCTGGTTATCTTCTCCTGGAGCCGGCCCGCCCTCTCAGACGTTTTCATCCAATGCCCGACCGATAATTGGGAGGCGGAGCAGGCGGCTGGCGAAGACCTGGACGCCGACGGCGTTGTCGATTATCAGGACGACAACGTGGTATGTATTCACCTGACCGGCGGGGATGGCTTTACGACGATGGCGGACGGCTACCCTCAATACATGTTCGGGTTTGGCGATGTCACGGGTATGCCTGCCGGCATGGTGATGATGCACGGCATGCTTGCCGCCAATTCCCCTGCCCCTCTGATTGCGGTGAAGGAGGGCAATGAAGTGTACCTCAATCTGACAAATGTCGGCATGATGGTACGCCCCGATCTGTTCGACCCGCACACCGTGCATTGGCACGGTTTCCCGAATGCGTCCGCCGTGTTTGACGGCGTGCCGGACGCCTCGATCAGCATCAACATGGGTTCGACGTTGACTTATTATTATGTGGCGCCTGAACCCGGAACATATATCTATCACTGCCACGTCGAGGCGACCGAGCATATGCAGATGGGCATGCTGGGTAATCTCTACGTGACGCCGGCGCAGGACGGCGCGCCCATCGGAGGATTCACCCAGTTCGCCTACAACGATGGTGACGGCTCCACAGGCTATGATGTCGATTATGTTCTTCAGTTTATCGACTTCGATAAGCAATTTCACGACGCCAGTTATTATGTTCAGCCGCTGCCGTTCGCGCTGATGGAAGACGACTATCACATGATCAACGGAAGGGGCTATCCGGATACAGTGAATCCGAATCCGATCGATGGGACGGATCCCGAAGGCGGAGTCTATCCCGGCAGCCAGAATGTGTCCTCCCTTATCGAGGCGCAGGTAGGCGATACGATCCTTCTGCGGATGTCAAGCCTTTCCGTAACGAAGTTCCATACCATCACCACTCTGGGTATCCCAATGAGAGTTGTGGGGCAAAATGCGCGCCTTCTCAGAGGTCCGACCGGGCTCGACCTGTCGTATTACACGAATTCTGTCACGCTCGGCGGAGGCGAGTCGATAGACGTCATTCTCGATACCGATGGGCTGGCCCCCGGCACATATTTCCTGTACTCGAGAAATCTGGATGATCTCAATAATGATGCAATGGATCGCGGCGGCGCCATGACGGAAATCCGGCTGACAAGCGCGCCGTAA